The genome window GATCGATCACGATCGGCACGTTCTCCGACCCGGCCATGGTGCCCTTCCAGCAGGTCTTCCTGCCCAAGTTCACCAAAGAGACCGGCATCCAGGTCCACTACCAGCAGACCAACTACAACGCCTGGTACCAGAACTCGAAGACCGACGGCCTCCAGAAGACCGGCGCCTACGACATCTACGTGATGGACGACAACTGGGTGCCGGAGTTCGCGGCCGGCGGGATCATCCAGAGCATGGACAAGCTCGGCCTCAAGGTGAACCCGGACATCCTCGCCAAGGGCCTCGACCAGGGCTACTGGCCGCCGAAGTCCGGCCCGCGCCTGAAGGCGTTCGCGAACGACACGCCGCAGCTCTACTCGCTCGTCATCATCGACGACGTCGAGATCCTGTACTACCGCGGCGACCTGTTCTCGTCGGCCCCGAAGACCTGGGACGACATCGCCGCCACCGCCAAGGCCAAGACGAACCCGCCGTCGATGTACGGCTGGACGGCCCGCGGCGTGGCCGGCAACCCGATCGTGCAGACCTACCTGCCGCTGCTGAACTCCTACGGCGGCAACTTCGTGAACGACGACTGGTCGCCCGGGTTCGCCGGGCCGGAGGGCGTCGGCGCCCTCGAGCGGCTGTTCTCGTTCATCCCCTACATGCCGTCCGGCGTGGCCGCCTTCGACACGAGCCAGGAGACGGCGGTCATGCTCGAGGGCCACTGCACGGCGATGACCGAGTACACCGGCACGGCTCACGTCGTCGACGACCCGACCCAGTCGAAGGTGCCGCACAAGATCGACTTCGCGGCCACCCCGTCGCAGGAGCGCAGCGGGCCGGCGATCGGCACGTTCATCTGCGGCATCGCCTCGGGCGCGCCCAACACGGCGGGCGCGGTCAAGTTCCTCGAGTGGTTCACGTCGAGCGCCGTGCAGAAGGAGTTCGCGGGGACGGGCAGCGCTGCCGTCACCGGCTCCGCCCTGCGCGACCCGACGCTCTCGAAGAAGTACCGCTGGCTGCCGGCGATCGCAGACGCGGTCGACAACTCCATCCCCAAGCCGCGCACGCCGGACGAGCCGAAGATGGAAGACCTGCTCGGCACGGCCCTGAACCAGGCGCTGGTGCAGGCGATCTCGCAGAAGTCGAACTACCAGCAGATCGCGCAGTCGCACCTGACGACGGCGGCAAACCAGATCACGGCGTACCTCAAGCAGCAGGGGACGTACTAGTGCGTGGGGGAACCCATGGTTCCCCCACGAGCCTCCTCCTTGATGTGCGAGGACGGGCGGCCCGTTCAGCTCCGGCGAGACGCGGTCTCGCCGGAGCGGCGGCGCCTGCAGGGTCCAGGTCATGACGGACGTCGTCCTCAGCCCGGAAAGCCCGGAGCCCGGGGAGCCGCCGCGGCAGCGCAAGGTCGGGGCGGAGTGGGGCGGGCGGTTCTTCGCCAGCCCCTACCTGCTCCTCGTGCCCGCGGCGGTGGCGCTCGCGGGCGTCTCGCTCTATCCGCTCTTCTACGGCGTCCGCGCCAGCTTCACCCACTACCTCTACGGCCGCGACTTCGGCACGAACGGCCTGACGAACTATCGCAACGCCTGGAACGACGAGTTCTTCCGCCAGGCCATGGAGACGACCGCCAAGTACGTCGTCTGCACCGTCACGATCGAGACGCTGCTCGGCCTCGGCCTGGCCCTGCTCGTCTCGCGCGAGATCCGGTTCTCGAGCCCGATCCGGGTCGGCCTGATCCTGCCGATGACGATCGCGCCCGTCGTCGTCGGCGTGATGTGGCGCCTGATCTACGACTCGGGCGTCGGCGTCACCGACCCGCTGTTCCAGCTCTTCGGTGCCAGCCCGCCAGACGTGCTCGCCCACAACACGAGCGCGTTCATCGCCGTCGTGGTCGTCGACGTGTGGGAGTGGACGCCACTGATCTTCCTGATCGTCCTGGCCGGGCTCCAGTCGATGCCGCAGGAGCCGCTCGAGGCGGCCCGGGTCGACGGCGCCGGGCGGGTGCGGCTCTTCATGGACCACACCTTGCCGATGCTCATGCCGGTCCTGCTGGTCGCGATCACGCTGCGGACGATCGACGCCATCGGCACGTTCGACCAGATCTACGTGCTCACCCAGGGCGGCCCGGGGACGGCCACCCGGCTGATCTCGATCTACGCCTACAACACGGCGTTCCTGTTCACCCAGTACGGCCAGGCGGCGGCGATGCTCGTGATGCTGCTCATCATGGTGATGCTGCTGATGGTCGTGGCCGTGCGC of Gaiellales bacterium contains these proteins:
- a CDS encoding extracellular solute-binding protein, which translates into the protein MSDHISSERASRSYTRGQIVKSALGTGAVLGGLGPLAAACGSSGGSSSGAAAGSGGSGGGSITIGTFSDPAMVPFQQVFLPKFTKETGIQVHYQQTNYNAWYQNSKTDGLQKTGAYDIYVMDDNWVPEFAAGGIIQSMDKLGLKVNPDILAKGLDQGYWPPKSGPRLKAFANDTPQLYSLVIIDDVEILYYRGDLFSSAPKTWDDIAATAKAKTNPPSMYGWTARGVAGNPIVQTYLPLLNSYGGNFVNDDWSPGFAGPEGVGALERLFSFIPYMPSGVAAFDTSQETAVMLEGHCTAMTEYTGTAHVVDDPTQSKVPHKIDFAATPSQERSGPAIGTFICGIASGAPNTAGAVKFLEWFTSSAVQKEFAGTGSAAVTGSALRDPTLSKKYRWLPAIADAVDNSIPKPRTPDEPKMEDLLGTALNQALVQAISQKSNYQQIAQSHLTTAANQITAYLKQQGTY
- a CDS encoding sugar ABC transporter permease, translating into MTDVVLSPESPEPGEPPRQRKVGAEWGGRFFASPYLLLVPAAVALAGVSLYPLFYGVRASFTHYLYGRDFGTNGLTNYRNAWNDEFFRQAMETTAKYVVCTVTIETLLGLGLALLVSREIRFSSPIRVGLILPMTIAPVVVGVMWRLIYDSGVGVTDPLFQLFGASPPDVLAHNTSAFIAVVVVDVWEWTPLIFLIVLAGLQSMPQEPLEAARVDGAGRVRLFMDHTLPMLMPVLLVAITLRTIDAIGTFDQIYVLTQGGPGTATRLISIYAYNTAFLFTQYGQAAAMLVMLLIMVMLLMVVAVRLMRRAAR